The Ananas comosus cultivar F153 linkage group 4, ASM154086v1, whole genome shotgun sequence region CCCCCGAATGCGAAGATCTCGAAGGAAGCCAAAGAAACGATGCAGGAGTGCGTGTCGGAATTCATCAGCTTCGTTACGGGAGAGGCGTCCGACAAGTGCCacaaggagaagagaaagacTGTGAATGGAGATGATATATGCTGGGCTCTTAGCAATTTGGGCTTCGACGACTATGCGGAGCCCATGAGGAGGTACCTGCAGAAGTATAGAGAGATGGAAGGGGATAGAGCCGCTTCGGGGAGTCATAGTAACAAAGCGAGTGGCTCTGATGCCAGGGATCAATCTCCGGGATCTGGTCATCATTTCATGTTTAATGCTATGGGGGACGGGAGTAATGATCCTTCGTCGCGGCAATTTTAGGCTCTTTGGGGCTACTGAGATGAGTGTACAATACCTAGTTTTATCTGATAATTGAGTTGATAAAGAAGATCAAGCTATGATTTACGCTGTGCATCGGATTTTATTCAGTATAAAGTCAGATCAAATCTTGTGTTTCTGCTTAATTTGCTTGTAAGCATTAATTATCTGCCAAGAACAACAATATGTTGTTTCGTTCTCTTTAAATTGACAGATTAGTTTCCATTTGCAGATGTTATTACATAAGCATAAAGTGGTAATAGCTAGGTACTTCtacctcttttttctttttaaattttctgtAAGGAATTCTTTCACTTCATGTTAGATAATTAACTTTATCAAACATCTAGTAATCAAACTTTTTATTGTTCTTCAATGCGTCTTGTGTACATTAACTGGTGTTTCTTTATTGATATAATAACAGTATGACAGTATGATCCGTAAATTAAGTGGCTGGTGAGAAGGGCCTTCGATCATTTCGATCGATTGGCGACTAGCTATCAGTTGATGATGATCGGTAAGATGTCCTATAAATGATTTTCAGTTCTAATCTAGCTAGCTAACCCTTTAGATAGCTATTTCTGAAAGAAGTCGACGGTTTGCCTCAATTTGAGATAAACcaaagaaaaacttcaattcCTTTGAAATTAAAGAACTAACTCATATTGCCATGCATGTCTTACTTTGTTTTCAGAATCTCTTCACCTCCCAACTAATGAGCATTTATTTatgtaaaaacaacaaaagacaTAG contains the following coding sequences:
- the LOC109708610 gene encoding nuclear transcription factor Y subunit B-1-like, which translates into the protein MAESSSPDDSQGLHSNYKGAATSSAGGTGEGGIKEQDRLLPIANVGRIMKQILPPNAKISKEAKETMQECVSEFISFVTGEASDKCHKEKRKTVNGDDICWALSNLGFDDYAEPMRRYLQKYREMEGDRAASGSHSNKASGSDARDQSPGSGHHFMFNAMGDGSNDPSSRQF